Proteins encoded in a region of the Sphingopyxis sp. OAS728 genome:
- a CDS encoding AAA family ATPase, which translates to MRFEGTSAYIATDDLKVAVNAATLLRRPLLVKGEPGTGKTVLAEEIAKAFDAPLITWNIKSTTKAQQGLYEYDAVARLRDGQLGEERVHDIRNYIRKGKLWEAFTSPKLPVLLIDEIDKADIEFPNDLLQELDRMAFHVYETDETIVAKERPIVVITSNNEKELPDAFLRRCFFHYIKFPDRDTMASIVDVHFPGIQKTLVSRAMDIFYEVREVPGLKKKPSTSELIDWLKLLLNEDMPLEVLQNRDVGKAIPPLHGALLKNEQDVMLFEKLAFMARRQGN; encoded by the coding sequence ATGCGTTTCGAAGGTACCAGCGCCTATATCGCCACCGACGACCTGAAGGTCGCCGTCAACGCCGCGACATTGCTGCGCCGCCCGCTGCTCGTGAAGGGCGAACCCGGCACCGGCAAGACCGTGCTCGCCGAGGAAATTGCCAAGGCGTTCGACGCGCCGCTGATCACCTGGAACATCAAGTCGACGACGAAGGCGCAACAGGGCCTCTATGAATATGACGCGGTCGCGCGCCTGCGCGACGGCCAGCTCGGCGAAGAGCGCGTCCACGACATCCGCAACTATATTCGCAAGGGCAAATTGTGGGAGGCGTTCACTTCGCCCAAGCTCCCCGTCCTGCTGATCGACGAGATCGACAAGGCCGACATCGAATTCCCGAACGACCTGCTTCAGGAGCTCGATCGCATGGCGTTCCACGTCTACGAGACCGACGAGACGATCGTCGCCAAGGAACGCCCGATCGTCGTCATCACGTCGAACAATGAAAAGGAACTGCCCGACGCCTTCCTGCGCCGCTGTTTCTTCCACTATATCAAATTCCCCGACCGCGACACGATGGCATCGATTGTCGACGTCCATTTCCCCGGCATCCAGAAGACGCTGGTCAGCCGCGCGATGGATATCTTCTACGAAGTGCGCGAAGTGCCGGGGCTCAAGAAAAAGCCGTCGACCAGCGAGTTGATCGACTGGCTGAAGCTGCTCCTCAACGAGGATATGCCGCTCGAAGTCCTCCAGAACCGCGACGTCGGCAAGGCGATCCCGCCGCTCCACGGCGCGCTGCTCAAGAATGAGCAGGATGTGATGCTGTTCGAAAAGCTCGCCTTCATGGCGCGCCGTCAGGGTAACTGA
- a CDS encoding methyl-accepting chemotaxis protein, whose translation MKYDPINPAMQMLDQSVASDCGELAVGCSDAAGRIKLATDQMDRQIGELGRLEEYVISLEADQRQIADSTDEAKILSARACEQLDTGAERVNAAVTEFRAVIDLVARLGTHVTNFAAVMEQVQQVSQSIESIAKTTNMLALNAAIEAERAGDAGRTFAVVAAEVKKLAQNTRGATDEIRRSIGSLAAEASGLVTEIQSGVEQSSRAEAQFETITDALHDATHLVALLDDQSDRIAQSSAMVHANGAKVREALDSVVTSVRDNSSTLVGTRDSILSMEHVSNRMFNAVISAGVSPQDSAIVALAAKVRDEFVGLAERAVAEGQLSMEQLFDTNYVRVPNSNPERFRTTLCDWADANWRPLFDRIVASHPEIKMSSAGDMNGFLPTHITDCSRAPTGDLEHDTAHCRNGRLLYDETDAAAKRSTAPFFMTVYRQEGDGINYLTVRNVYMPAVINGRRWGDVEVAYQL comes from the coding sequence ATGAAATATGATCCGATCAACCCGGCCATGCAGATGCTCGACCAGTCGGTTGCGAGCGACTGCGGCGAGCTTGCCGTCGGGTGCAGCGATGCCGCAGGGCGGATCAAGCTCGCGACCGACCAGATGGATCGTCAGATCGGCGAACTCGGGCGGCTCGAGGAATATGTCATCAGCCTCGAGGCCGACCAGCGTCAGATCGCCGATTCGACCGACGAAGCGAAGATCCTGTCGGCGCGCGCTTGCGAACAGCTCGACACCGGCGCCGAGCGCGTCAACGCCGCGGTCACCGAATTTCGCGCCGTCATCGACCTCGTTGCGCGGCTCGGCACGCATGTCACCAATTTTGCCGCAGTGATGGAGCAGGTCCAGCAGGTCAGCCAGTCGATCGAGTCGATCGCCAAGACCACCAACATGCTCGCGCTCAACGCCGCGATCGAGGCCGAGCGCGCGGGCGACGCCGGCCGCACCTTTGCCGTCGTCGCCGCCGAGGTGAAAAAGCTCGCGCAGAATACGCGCGGCGCCACCGATGAAATCCGCCGCAGCATCGGGAGCCTTGCCGCCGAGGCGAGCGGGCTCGTGACCGAAATCCAGTCGGGGGTCGAACAGTCGAGCCGCGCCGAGGCGCAGTTCGAAACGATCACCGATGCGCTGCACGACGCGACGCATCTTGTTGCGCTGCTCGACGACCAGAGCGACCGCATCGCGCAGTCGAGCGCGATGGTCCATGCCAATGGCGCGAAGGTGCGCGAGGCGCTCGATAGCGTCGTCACCTCGGTGCGCGACAATAGCTCGACCTTGGTCGGCACGCGCGATTCCATCCTGTCGATGGAGCATGTATCGAACCGCATGTTCAACGCCGTGATCTCCGCAGGCGTCAGCCCACAGGATTCGGCGATCGTCGCACTGGCGGCGAAGGTTCGCGACGAATTTGTCGGGCTGGCCGAACGCGCGGTCGCAGAGGGCCAGCTGTCGATGGAGCAGCTGTTCGACACCAATTATGTGCGCGTGCCCAATTCGAATCCCGAACGTTTCCGCACGACGCTTTGCGACTGGGCCGATGCCAACTGGCGCCCGCTGTTCGACCGCATCGTCGCCAGCCATCCCGAGATCAAGATGTCGTCGGCGGGCGACATGAACGGCTTCCTGCCGACGCATATCACCGATTGCTCGCGCGCGCCGACGGGCGATCTGGAGCATGACACCGCGCATTGCCGCAACGGGCGCCTGCTCTATGACGAGACCGACGCCGCGGCGAAGCGCAGCACCGCGCCCTTCTTCATGACGGTCTATCGCCAGGAAGGCGACGGGATCAATTATCTGACCGTGCGCAACGTCTATATGCCTGCGGTGATCAATGGCCGCCGCTGGGGCGACGTCGAGGTTGCGTACCAGCTTTAA
- a CDS encoding phosphoribosyltransferase, which translates to MSGEKIFISANDLLADSFRLGMQVLDSGFKPTHLVGIWRGGAPVGIAVQELLDYHGQHCDHIAIRTSSYHGIDKQDAHVKVFALGYLIDTLNPEDRLLIIDDVFDSGRSIRAFIAELRARCRNNMPRDIRIATVWYKPGRNVTDLKPDFFVRETDQWLIFPHEVDGLTVEEIRRHKPEAAIILREGGQSDG; encoded by the coding sequence ATGAGCGGCGAAAAGATCTTCATCAGCGCGAACGACCTGCTCGCCGACTCCTTCCGGCTCGGCATGCAGGTTCTGGACAGCGGCTTCAAACCGACGCACCTCGTCGGCATCTGGCGCGGCGGCGCCCCGGTCGGCATCGCGGTGCAGGAACTGCTCGACTACCACGGCCAACACTGCGACCACATCGCAATCCGCACCTCCTCCTATCACGGTATCGACAAGCAGGATGCGCACGTCAAAGTCTTCGCTTTGGGCTATCTGATCGATACGCTGAACCCCGAGGATCGGCTGCTGATCATCGACGATGTGTTTGACAGCGGGCGGAGCATCCGCGCCTTCATCGCCGAACTCAGGGCGCGCTGTCGCAACAATATGCCGCGCGACATCCGCATCGCGACCGTCTGGTACAAGCCGGGACGCAACGTCACCGACCTCAAGCCCGATTTCTTCGTCCGCGAAACCGATCAGTGGCTGATCTTCCCGCACGAGGTCGACGGGCTGACGGTCGAGGAAATCCGGCGTCATAAACCCGAAGCGGCGATCATCCTGCGCGAGGGAGGCCAGTCCGATGGCTAA
- a CDS encoding adenosine deaminase yields the protein MANGFASTEERAAFIAALPKAELHLHIEGSLEPELMFELAQRNHVAIPFASVDEVREAYAFSNLQDFLDIYYQGMGVLHTEQDFYDLTAAYLARAHADTVRHVEIFFDPQGHTERGIAFETVIAGITRALDDATASYGMTSKLIMCFLRHLSEAEAEATLDEALPYLGRIDGVGLDSSEVGHPPAKFERVFARARSLGLKIVAHAGEEGPPAYVHEALDLLKVDRIDHGNRSLEDPALVARLAAEGMTLTVCPLSNLKLCVVGDIADHPLRTMLDGGLRATVNSDDPSYFGGYVNANYLAVADALDLSKSDLLTLARNSFTGSFLSEADKAKYLAAIDAYA from the coding sequence ATGGCTAATGGTTTTGCGTCGACAGAAGAACGCGCCGCCTTCATCGCCGCGCTGCCCAAGGCCGAGCTCCACCTGCATATCGAAGGGTCGCTCGAACCCGAACTGATGTTCGAACTGGCGCAGCGCAACCATGTCGCCATCCCCTTCGCCAGCGTCGATGAAGTGCGCGAGGCTTACGCCTTCTCGAACCTCCAGGATTTCCTCGACATCTATTATCAGGGGATGGGCGTGCTCCACACCGAGCAGGACTTTTATGACCTGACCGCCGCGTATCTCGCGCGCGCGCATGCCGACACGGTCCGCCACGTCGAAATCTTCTTCGACCCGCAGGGGCACACCGAGCGCGGCATCGCGTTCGAAACCGTCATCGCGGGCATCACCCGCGCGCTCGACGATGCGACGGCAAGCTACGGTATGACGTCGAAACTGATCATGTGCTTCCTCCGCCACCTCAGCGAAGCCGAGGCCGAGGCGACGCTCGACGAAGCCTTGCCTTACCTCGGTCGCATCGACGGCGTCGGCCTCGATTCGTCGGAGGTCGGCCACCCGCCCGCGAAATTCGAACGCGTCTTCGCGCGCGCGCGCAGCCTTGGCCTCAAGATCGTCGCGCATGCCGGCGAGGAAGGGCCGCCTGCCTATGTCCATGAGGCGCTCGACCTGCTCAAGGTCGACCGCATCGACCATGGTAATCGTAGCCTCGAAGACCCCGCGCTCGTCGCGCGCCTCGCGGCCGAAGGCATGACGCTCACCGTCTGCCCGCTTTCGAACCTGAAGCTCTGCGTCGTAGGCGACATCGCCGACCATCCGCTCCGGACGATGCTCGACGGCGGGCTCCGCGCGACAGTGAACAGCGACGATCCCAGCTATTTCGGCGGCTATGTGAACGCAAATTATCTGGCGGTCGCCGACGCGCTCGATCTGTCGAAGAGCGACCTGCTCACGCTCGCACGCAACAGCTTTACGGGCTCGTTCCTGAGCGAAGCGGACAAGGCAAAATACCTCGCCGCGATCGACGCCTACGCCTGA
- a CDS encoding rod shape-determining protein, with product MKFFNRFASTAHDMAIDLGTVNTVVYVRDKGIVLNEPSVVALETRDGVRRVKVVGNEAKPMMGKTPGNIQAIRPLRDGVIADIDVAEQMLKHFMDKAQGGASRFMQRSHVVICVPSGSTMVERRAIRDAASNAGAVSVRLIEESLAAAIGAGLHVTEPRGAMVVDIGGGTTEVAVLSLSGVAYSNSVRVGGDKMDEMISSSIRRKHNLMVGEMTAERVKLTIGCATPPKGDGMFMGVKGRDLVTGRPAEVQVTEAEIAEALVEPVGQIVSAVRAALEQTPPELSADIIDEGITLTGGGALLRRMDQAIARATGLPVVVADDALICVAMGAGRAFEDRAYHGVLIAG from the coding sequence ATGAAGTTTTTTAATCGGTTTGCGTCGACCGCGCACGATATGGCCATCGATCTGGGTACAGTTAACACCGTCGTTTATGTGCGCGACAAGGGCATCGTCCTCAACGAACCGTCGGTCGTTGCGCTGGAAACGCGCGACGGCGTCCGCCGCGTCAAGGTCGTCGGCAACGAAGCCAAGCCGATGATGGGCAAGACCCCCGGCAATATCCAGGCGATCCGCCCCTTACGCGACGGTGTGATCGCCGACATCGACGTCGCCGAACAGATGCTGAAGCATTTCATGGACAAGGCGCAGGGCGGTGCGAGCCGTTTCATGCAGCGTAGCCATGTCGTGATTTGCGTGCCGTCGGGATCGACGATGGTCGAGCGCCGCGCGATCCGCGATGCCGCGAGCAATGCCGGCGCGGTATCGGTTCGGCTGATCGAGGAATCGCTCGCCGCTGCGATCGGCGCCGGATTGCACGTCACCGAGCCGAGAGGGGCGATGGTCGTCGACATCGGCGGCGGCACGACCGAGGTCGCGGTCCTGTCGCTGAGCGGCGTCGCGTACAGCAATTCGGTGCGTGTCGGCGGTGACAAAATGGACGAGATGATTTCCTCGTCGATCCGCCGCAAACATAATCTGATGGTCGGCGAAATGACCGCCGAGCGCGTCAAGCTGACGATCGGATGCGCGACGCCGCCCAAGGGCGACGGGATGTTCATGGGCGTGAAGGGCCGCGACCTCGTGACCGGTCGCCCCGCCGAGGTGCAGGTGACCGAGGCCGAGATCGCGGAGGCGCTGGTTGAGCCCGTCGGACAGATCGTCAGCGCGGTGCGCGCTGCGCTGGAGCAGACGCCGCCCGAGCTGTCGGCCGACATCATCGACGAAGGCATCACGCTGACCGGCGGCGGCGCGCTGCTGCGCAGGATGGATCAGGCGATCGCGCGTGCGACGGGGTTGCCGGTCGTCGTCGCCGACGATGCGTTGATCTGTGTCGCGATGGGCGCCGGGCGCGCGTTCGAGGACCGCGCCTATCATGGCGTGCTGATCGCGGGCTGA
- a CDS encoding reverse transcriptase-like protein has protein sequence METAVVTGGAATVVRDAGIGSSMDAEWLALIAALRLAQELKLTDFILLGDAAAVVAQANGDVRARGGGARHFANFQALVGEGPMPRIRHIKRTQNLAGIALAGAAADC, from the coding sequence ATGGAAACCGCCGTTGTGACCGGAGGCGCTGCGACGGTCGTCCGTGACGCGGGGATCGGCAGCAGCATGGACGCCGAGTGGCTGGCGCTGATCGCGGCGCTGCGGCTTGCGCAGGAGCTGAAGCTGACCGATTTTATCCTCCTCGGCGATGCGGCGGCGGTCGTGGCACAGGCGAATGGCGATGTGCGCGCTCGGGGTGGAGGCGCGCGCCATTTCGCCAATTTCCAGGCCCTCGTCGGCGAAGGGCCGATGCCGCGCATCCGGCATATCAAGCGGACGCAGAATCTGGCGGGGATCGCGCTGGCGGGCGCGGCGGCAGACTGTTAA
- a CDS encoding TonB-dependent receptor plug domain-containing protein, translated as MKRWISLTAVAAALSTPVSAQETAAPTGDTPPPAPTEVPAGGISSAARQIYTAADFARYAPNNAYDMLIQVPSFQIRDNENLRGLGQATGNVLFNGERPSNKADDMYTQLSRIPASNVERIEIVDGATLDIPGLSGQVANIVYRADAFSGQFSWKPEFRAHYTDPLFTRADVSVRGRTGAIEYEVALNNDDSARSGAGGPTLIYDGARNVIERRKDIWNTHYDTPKLSGRITWDPAGDTVANLGGHYQRKYDRYYEDGVRTGPGLPDRIRTVYENADSWNYEVSGDYQFGFGPGKLKLIGLRRFSHEPYRQEIVTTPEGGIATGDRFAQTGDIGETIGRGEYQWKMFGGDWQLSGEAAFNTLDNVASIAVLGPTGEWIDQPFEGGTGGVSEDRYEGLLSFGRKLTDKLNFQIIAGAEHSTITQTGMNGLTRSFFRPKGSISLAWTPSPDFDVSVKLRRRVLQLSFYDFLARAFLNDGNQNESNNDLRPQQDWTYEAEINKKFGAWGSTKVILIYRDVEDRVDVIPISTNGEAVGNIAKAKAGAIDWTATINLDPAGIKGMRLEPRMLLQKSSLRDPFTGEKRQWNGFTDTVISLGLRHDIPASDWAWGGDVEYAHYQPNYRRTQVDKVWEGPVWASVFVEHKDVLGLTVRASVRNIANARSKRDRTAYTGVRGESPVSFIEERDRLIGPIFSFSVRGKF; from the coding sequence GTGAAGCGATGGATCAGCCTGACTGCGGTCGCGGCCGCGCTCTCGACGCCTGTGTCGGCGCAGGAAACGGCGGCGCCGACCGGCGATACGCCGCCGCCTGCACCGACCGAAGTGCCGGCGGGCGGGATCAGTAGCGCCGCGCGGCAGATCTATACGGCCGCCGACTTCGCACGCTACGCGCCCAACAACGCGTACGATATGCTGATCCAGGTTCCGAGCTTCCAGATCCGCGATAACGAGAATCTCCGCGGGCTGGGGCAGGCGACGGGCAATGTGCTGTTCAACGGCGAGCGGCCGTCGAACAAGGCCGACGACATGTACACCCAGCTGTCGCGCATCCCCGCGAGCAATGTCGAGCGGATCGAGATCGTCGACGGCGCGACGCTCGATATTCCGGGCCTGTCGGGGCAGGTGGCCAATATCGTCTATCGCGCCGATGCCTTTTCAGGGCAGTTTTCATGGAAGCCCGAATTTCGCGCGCACTACACCGACCCGCTGTTCACCCGCGCCGACGTGTCGGTGCGCGGCCGCACCGGTGCGATCGAATATGAGGTCGCGCTGAACAATGACGATTCCGCCCGCAGCGGGGCGGGCGGCCCGACTTTGATCTATGACGGGGCGCGCAATGTCATCGAGCGGCGCAAGGACATCTGGAACACCCATTATGACACGCCGAAACTGTCGGGGCGGATTACTTGGGATCCCGCAGGCGACACCGTCGCCAATCTCGGCGGTCATTATCAGCGCAAATATGACCGCTATTATGAGGATGGCGTGCGGACCGGCCCGGGGCTGCCCGACCGTATCCGTACCGTGTATGAAAATGCCGACAGCTGGAATTATGAGGTCAGCGGCGATTATCAGTTCGGCTTCGGCCCCGGAAAGCTGAAGCTGATCGGCCTCAGGCGCTTCAGCCACGAGCCCTACCGTCAGGAGATCGTCACGACTCCCGAGGGCGGCATCGCGACCGGCGACCGCTTTGCGCAAACCGGCGACATCGGCGAGACGATCGGGCGCGGCGAATATCAGTGGAAGATGTTCGGGGGCGACTGGCAATTGTCGGGCGAGGCGGCGTTCAACACGCTCGACAATGTCGCATCGATCGCGGTGCTGGGTCCAACGGGGGAATGGATCGACCAGCCCTTCGAGGGCGGCACCGGCGGGGTGAGCGAAGATCGTTACGAAGGCCTGCTCAGCTTCGGGCGCAAGCTGACCGACAAGCTGAATTTTCAGATCATCGCCGGCGCCGAACATTCGACGATCACCCAGACGGGGATGAACGGGCTGACGCGCAGCTTTTTCCGGCCCAAGGGCTCGATCTCGCTCGCTTGGACGCCGTCGCCCGACTTCGACGTGTCGGTGAAGCTGCGGCGACGCGTGCTCCAGCTCAGCTTCTACGATTTCCTCGCGCGGGCCTTCCTGAACGACGGCAACCAGAATGAGAGCAATAACGACCTCAGGCCGCAGCAGGATTGGACCTATGAGGCCGAGATCAACAAGAAGTTCGGCGCGTGGGGCTCGACCAAGGTCATCCTGATCTATCGCGATGTCGAAGACCGCGTCGACGTGATCCCGATCAGCACCAATGGCGAGGCGGTGGGCAATATCGCAAAGGCGAAGGCGGGCGCGATCGACTGGACCGCGACGATCAATCTCGATCCCGCCGGGATCAAGGGGATGCGTCTCGAACCCCGGATGCTGTTGCAGAAAAGTTCGCTGCGCGATCCGTTCACCGGCGAAAAGCGGCAGTGGAACGGCTTTACTGACACGGTGATCAGCCTGGGCCTGCGCCACGATATCCCGGCCAGCGACTGGGCGTGGGGCGGCGATGTCGAATATGCGCATTATCAGCCCAATTATCGCCGCACCCAGGTCGACAAGGTCTGGGAAGGGCCGGTCTGGGCGTCGGTTTTTGTCGAGCACAAGGATGTGCTGGGCCTGACGGTGCGCGCGTCGGTCCGCAACATCGCGAATGCGCGATCGAAGCGCGACCGGACAGCCTATACCGGAGTTCGCGGCGAAAGCCCCGTCAGCTTCATCGAGGAACGCGACCGGCTGATCGGACCGATCTTTTCCTTTTCGGTGCGCGGAAAGTTCTGA
- a CDS encoding M56 family metallopeptidase: MLTTAMLLGLAWKSVIVAGLTLVLLRLARWRSAGERSMIAHAGLMALLALPAAILLLPQWAPLPAAWSFEPAVPIVQTATTGGSVIDPAPAATSVPVVVDGAGSTPIVFSWSDLAPFLYLVPLLLLSGVMALAVVRLFAMRGRAEILVERSWLSALAEAQRRMGFKHGTALLVSNELRSPISWGVLRPTIVLSPKAVAAAGEAEAIIAHELAHVARLDWAKLLGARVACAVFWFNPLVWMLARESHQLREEAADDAVLMADINGPDYATLLVGAARHDNQGALLAAHGVAPGKDSLKRRITRVLDGSLKRGPASASWMLMSLVVLAGVTVPLAAFSATAKPAATADVRSAVASTTREATTVTSRSAAAAKAVATDDAATAAATSKTLSAEQLVSMRAVGVTPEYVAEMRQHGGSLDADDIISAKASGIDPAYIAQMRAIIPNADFDDLVGARHVGVNAAFARDMKSHFPDIGVDDLVALKAMGVDCDFVTDMQKSGVKMRDADDAIELRATRGFRPVKPRPAAAPRPVTRAVRDGNVAVVDMERGVIEARRADGRTARVEFPAMPEPPEPPVRD; this comes from the coding sequence ATGCTGACCACCGCGATGTTGCTGGGCCTTGCCTGGAAATCCGTCATTGTCGCCGGGCTGACGCTGGTGCTGCTGCGCCTCGCGCGCTGGCGCTCGGCAGGTGAGCGGTCGATGATCGCGCATGCGGGCCTGATGGCGCTGCTCGCGCTGCCGGCCGCCATATTGCTGCTGCCGCAATGGGCGCCGCTGCCCGCGGCATGGTCTTTCGAACCCGCCGTGCCGATCGTGCAAACGGCAACAACGGGGGGATCGGTGATCGATCCGGCACCCGCCGCGACGTCAGTCCCTGTCGTGGTCGATGGTGCCGGGTCGACGCCGATCGTCTTTTCGTGGAGCGACCTTGCTCCCTTTCTCTATCTTGTCCCCCTCCTGCTATTATCTGGAGTGATGGCGCTCGCGGTGGTGCGGCTGTTCGCGATGCGCGGGCGCGCGGAGATTTTGGTCGAACGGTCATGGCTGTCGGCGCTCGCCGAAGCGCAGCGGCGCATGGGGTTCAAGCATGGCACCGCGCTGCTGGTCAGCAACGAATTGCGCTCGCCGATCAGCTGGGGCGTGCTGCGCCCGACGATCGTGCTGAGCCCGAAGGCGGTTGCCGCGGCGGGTGAGGCCGAGGCGATCATCGCGCACGAACTAGCGCATGTCGCGCGTCTCGACTGGGCGAAACTGCTCGGCGCGCGCGTCGCCTGCGCGGTGTTTTGGTTCAACCCGCTCGTGTGGATGTTGGCGCGCGAAAGCCATCAATTGCGCGAGGAAGCCGCCGACGATGCGGTGCTGATGGCCGACATCAACGGCCCCGATTATGCAACGCTGCTGGTCGGCGCGGCCCGGCACGACAATCAGGGCGCGCTGCTCGCCGCGCATGGCGTTGCGCCCGGCAAGGACAGTTTGAAGCGCCGCATCACGCGCGTCCTCGACGGCAGCCTGAAGCGCGGCCCGGCGAGCGCGAGCTGGATGCTGATGAGCCTGGTGGTGCTCGCGGGGGTCACCGTGCCGCTCGCCGCCTTCTCGGCGACGGCCAAGCCCGCGGCGACGGCGGACGTCCGCTCCGCTGTCGCCTCGACGACGAGGGAGGCAACGACCGTCACCTCGCGGTCCGCTGCAGCCGCAAAGGCGGTTGCGACCGATGACGCCGCCACCGCCGCAGCAACATCGAAGACGCTGAGCGCCGAGCAACTGGTCAGCATGCGCGCGGTCGGCGTGACCCCCGAATATGTCGCCGAGATGCGCCAGCATGGCGGATCGCTGGACGCCGACGATATTATTTCGGCGAAGGCGAGCGGGATCGATCCGGCCTATATCGCGCAGATGCGCGCCATCATCCCCAACGCCGATTTCGACGATCTGGTCGGCGCGCGGCATGTCGGGGTCAACGCAGCCTTTGCCCGCGATATGAAGTCGCATTTCCCCGACATCGGGGTCGACGATCTGGTCGCGCTGAAGGCGATGGGCGTCGACTGCGATTTCGTCACCGATATGCAGAAGTCGGGGGTGAAAATGCGCGATGCCGACGATGCGATCGAACTGCGCGCGACGCGTGGGTTCCGCCCCGTGAAGCCTCGTCCCGCGGCGGCTCCGCGACCCGTGACGAGGGCTGTCCGTGACGGAAATGTCGCCGTCGTCGATATGGAACGCGGCGTGATCGAAGCGCGCCGTGCCGACGGCCGCACTGCGCGGGTCGAATTCCCAGCCATGCCGGAACCGCCCGAGCCGCCCGTCCGCGACTGA
- a CDS encoding BlaI/MecI/CopY family transcriptional regulator has product MLSSLPPREREIVDILYERGASTVIEIGEALADELSGSAIRAMLKRLETKGFVAREQSDRGFVYAPSVSDKTARKSALSQVVRVFFNGSATSAAAALLGMQDEMSNSELDELEQMIAKAREGRG; this is encoded by the coding sequence ATGTTGTCCAGTTTGCCGCCGCGGGAACGCGAAATCGTCGATATCCTTTACGAGCGCGGTGCGTCGACCGTCATCGAGATCGGTGAAGCCTTGGCCGACGAACTTTCGGGTTCGGCGATCCGCGCGATGTTGAAGCGCCTCGAGACAAAGGGCTTTGTCGCACGCGAACAGTCCGACCGCGGTTTCGTCTATGCGCCGAGCGTGTCGGACAAGACCGCGCGCAAGTCGGCGCTGAGCCAGGTCGTGCGCGTCTTCTTCAACGGATCGGCAACGAGCGCCGCCGCGGCGCTGCTCGGCATGCAGGACGAAATGAGCAATTCGGAACTCGACGAACTCGAACAGATGATCGCCAAAGCGCGCGAAGGGAGAGGGTGA
- a CDS encoding vWA domain-containing protein — MFFGFLDELRAAGIPASLKEHLMLLEALDREVIDRSPEQFYYLSRAIYVKDEGLLDRFDQVFNKVFKGIISDYGQNPVDVPADWLKAVAEKFLTPEEMAAIESLGDWDKIMETLKERLEEQQKRHEGGSKWIGTGGTSPFGNSGYNPEGVRIGGESKHKRALKVWEKREFQNLDNTKELGTRNIKIALRRLRKFAREGAADELDIPGTIDGTARQGWLDIKMRPERRNAVKLLLFLDVGGSMDPFIKLCEELFSAATTEFKNLEFFYFHNCPYEGVWKDNKRRWSERHQMWDILHKYGHDYKVIFVGDASMSAYEITHPGGSVEHFNEESGAVWLQRITHVYPAAVWLNPVPEAHWGYTQSVKLIKQLMNDRMYPLTLAGLDDAMRELTRKH; from the coding sequence ATGTTTTTCGGCTTTCTCGACGAGCTTCGCGCCGCGGGCATTCCCGCCAGCCTGAAAGAGCATCTGATGCTGCTGGAGGCGCTCGACCGCGAGGTGATCGATCGCAGCCCCGAGCAATTCTATTATCTGTCGCGCGCGATTTACGTGAAGGACGAGGGCCTGCTCGACCGCTTCGACCAGGTGTTCAACAAGGTCTTCAAGGGCATCATCTCCGACTATGGCCAGAACCCGGTCGATGTTCCCGCCGATTGGCTGAAGGCGGTCGCCGAGAAATTCCTGACGCCCGAGGAAATGGCCGCGATCGAATCGCTCGGCGACTGGGACAAGATCATGGAGACGCTGAAGGAGCGGCTCGAGGAACAGCAGAAGCGCCACGAGGGCGGCAGCAAGTGGATCGGCACCGGCGGCACCAGTCCCTTCGGCAATTCGGGCTATAATCCCGAGGGCGTGCGGATCGGCGGCGAGAGCAAGCACAAGCGCGCGCTGAAAGTCTGGGAAAAGCGCGAGTTCCAGAACCTCGACAACACCAAGGAACTCGGTACCCGCAACATCAAGATCGCGCTGCGCCGCCTGCGCAAGTTCGCGCGCGAAGGCGCGGCGGACGAACTCGACATTCCGGGCACGATCGACGGCACCGCGCGGCAGGGCTGGCTCGACATCAAGATGCGCCCCGAACGGCGCAATGCGGTCAAATTGTTGCTGTTCCTCGACGTCGGCGGATCGATGGACCCGTTCATCAAGCTCTGCGAGGAATTGTTCAGCGCCGCGACGACCGAGTTCAAGAATCTCGAATTCTTCTATTTTCACAATTGCCCGTACGAAGGCGTGTGGAAGGACAACAAGCGCCGCTGGTCCGAACGCCACCAGATGTGGGATATCCTCCACAAATATGGCCATGACTATAAGGTGATCTTCGTGGGCGACGCATCGATGTCGGCCTATGAAATCACCCATCCGGGCGGCAGCGTCGAACATTTCAACGAGGAATCGGGCGCGGTGTGGCTTCAGCGCATCACCCACGTCTATCCCGCCGCGGTGTGGCTCAATCCGGTGCCCGAGGCGCATTGGGGCTACACCCAGTCGGTGAAGCTGATCAAACAGCTGATGAACGACCGCATGTATCCGCTGACCCTCGCCGGACTGGACGATGCGATGCGCGAGCTGACGCGAAAGCATTGA